The following are encoded in a window of Roseivirga misakiensis genomic DNA:
- a CDS encoding penicillin acylase family protein, giving the protein MKLVKLFVSLIFTIGIFYALNTKFGSIPPLGKFLSPSTGIWQNEGSDNESGKTFELKGLSAPVNVHYDENLIPHVFAQNDRDLYRAQGYITAQHRLWQMEFQTHASGGRLSEVVGSAALEYDRGQRRKGMVFGAENAIKAMSDYPELIKNLEAYRDGVNSYISSLSPEEYPLEYKLLDYQPEPWTLKKTALLLMYMTDMLAGGDSDFEYTNFLKKYGQERFDFIFPDFFDFNDPVIPTSRDWSDFGEVEVPEVPEANTPSSLLTDLLPKPNPDNGSNNWAVGPEKSSTGNPILANDPHLQLNLPSIWYAMQLATPEKNTFGVTLPGAAGIVIGFNNDISWGVTNATRDVKDWYKITFKDDSQDEYWYNNAWARTNKKIEEIKLRDGETFYDTVVYTHHGPVTYDASFKGEEGQNGFAMKWAGHLGGNNQLTLLELNKAKNYEEYEEALKHFVAPAQNFVFASREGDIALWVQGRLPNKWEGQGKFLLDGSNIDHDWRGFIPQEHNAHVKNPARGFVSSANQHPTDSTYPYYVFNDGYEAYRNRVINDFFRSKEKFDFQDFKDLHNNNYNLKAAELLPHMIANMDISQLNPQEEELFSEVKDWDYMNDIDQKGATIWERWWIRVRNLVWDELNDDPKPMPYPFTYQTIYLLKNHPNDPFMDIQETSEVETAPDLFLKAFKQAAEDISNWKKNNDDYNWGSYKSTYVGHILQALPALSRFNLPIGGNSGIVNATRRNHGPSWRMIVEMADTPFGLGIYPGGQSGNPGSKHYDDFVDKWAAGEYLKLLFMQNENQNEEIVFTHNLNPKQ; this is encoded by the coding sequence ATGAAGCTTGTGAAACTGTTTGTGTCTCTCATTTTTACCATAGGAATATTCTATGCGCTGAATACAAAGTTTGGTTCAATCCCTCCATTAGGTAAATTTCTCTCCCCTAGTACTGGAATCTGGCAAAATGAAGGCAGTGATAATGAATCTGGCAAAACTTTTGAACTAAAGGGACTGAGTGCACCAGTAAATGTTCATTATGATGAAAACCTTATCCCACATGTATTTGCACAGAACGATCGAGATCTTTATCGTGCACAAGGCTATATAACAGCTCAACACCGACTTTGGCAAATGGAATTTCAAACCCATGCCTCCGGTGGAAGACTCTCTGAAGTAGTAGGAAGCGCAGCATTGGAGTATGATCGAGGACAAAGAAGAAAAGGAATGGTTTTCGGTGCAGAAAATGCCATTAAAGCAATGAGTGATTATCCAGAGTTAATAAAAAATCTTGAAGCTTATCGCGATGGTGTCAACAGCTACATCAGTTCTTTATCTCCCGAGGAATATCCACTAGAATATAAATTACTCGACTACCAACCTGAACCATGGACGTTGAAAAAAACTGCTCTACTATTAATGTACATGACTGATATGCTGGCCGGTGGTGATTCAGATTTTGAATACACCAATTTTTTAAAAAAATATGGCCAGGAACGATTCGACTTTATCTTTCCAGATTTTTTTGACTTCAACGATCCAGTAATCCCTACAAGTCGAGATTGGTCAGATTTCGGTGAAGTCGAAGTTCCAGAGGTACCTGAAGCTAACACACCAAGTAGTCTTCTTACAGATTTATTGCCTAAACCAAACCCAGACAATGGAAGTAATAACTGGGCAGTCGGTCCAGAGAAATCCTCAACTGGAAACCCAATTCTTGCGAATGATCCACACTTACAGCTCAATCTCCCATCGATCTGGTATGCCATGCAATTGGCAACTCCAGAAAAAAATACTTTTGGTGTGACATTACCTGGTGCAGCGGGCATTGTCATTGGTTTCAACAATGATATTTCTTGGGGAGTCACAAATGCCACAAGAGATGTGAAAGACTGGTACAAGATTACTTTTAAAGATGACTCTCAAGATGAGTATTGGTATAATAATGCTTGGGCAAGGACCAATAAAAAGATTGAAGAAATCAAATTACGAGATGGTGAAACATTTTACGACACTGTAGTTTATACGCATCATGGCCCTGTGACATATGATGCTAGTTTTAAAGGTGAGGAAGGTCAGAATGGATTCGCAATGAAGTGGGCAGGTCACCTAGGCGGAAACAATCAATTAACACTACTAGAGCTAAATAAAGCCAAGAACTATGAAGAATATGAGGAAGCGTTGAAACACTTTGTGGCACCCGCACAAAACTTTGTTTTCGCTTCGCGCGAAGGCGATATAGCTTTGTGGGTACAGGGTAGGCTCCCAAACAAATGGGAAGGCCAAGGTAAATTTTTACTCGACGGGAGTAACATCGATCACGACTGGAGAGGTTTTATTCCACAAGAGCACAATGCTCATGTCAAAAACCCAGCACGAGGTTTCGTTAGTTCTGCTAATCAACATCCAACTGACTCTACCTATCCATATTACGTCTTTAACGATGGCTACGAGGCTTACAGAAATAGGGTAATTAACGACTTTTTTAGATCAAAAGAGAAGTTCGATTTTCAAGACTTTAAGGATTTACATAACAACAATTATAATCTAAAAGCGGCTGAACTCTTACCTCACATGATTGCCAACATGGACATTAGTCAACTGAATCCTCAAGAAGAAGAACTTTTTAGTGAGGTGAAAGACTGGGACTATATGAATGATATAGATCAAAAGGGTGCGACAATCTGGGAACGCTGGTGGATAAGAGTTAGGAATTTGGTTTGGGATGAACTAAACGATGACCCAAAACCAATGCCGTATCCGTTTACTTACCAAACGATATACCTCTTAAAAAACCACCCCAACGATCCATTTATGGATATACAAGAAACTAGTGAAGTAGAAACAGCTCCTGACCTTTTCTTAAAAGCCTTTAAACAAGCTGCTGAAGACATTTCAAACTGGAAGAAAAATAACGACGACTATAACTGGGGTAGCTATAAGTCTACCTATGTGGGCCATATACTTCAAGCCCTACCTGCACTGTCTAGATTTAACCTGCCGATCGGTGGAAATAGTGGAATTGTAAATGCAACGAGACGAAATCATGGTCCATCCTGGCGGATGATCGTTGAAATGGCTGACACACCATTTGGACTAGGAATTTACCCTGGTGGACAGTCAGGAAACCCTGGAAGCAAACATTATGATGATTTTGTAGACAAATGGGCAGCTGGAGAATACTTGAAGCTCCTGTTTATGCAAAATGAAAATCAAAATGAAGAAATAGTTTTCACTCACAACTTAAATCCAAAGCAATGA
- the serA gene encoding phosphoglycerate dehydrogenase, translated as MSTTDSIHQHFVIDFDSTFTKVEALDILGEISLANHPEKKERLQLIEEVTEKGMAGKMSLRESLEARINILDAHQSHLGELVDRLSQLVSKSISRNRHFLTENAANTYIVSNGFKEFIVPVVTKFGIKPEHVFANDFVFDGEGNIVDFNRDNILSANGGKVKQIEQLALVGNVNMIGDGYTDYEVRKAGAADNFYAYTENIQRESVSVHADHIAPSFDEILFHKNMSGALSYPKNRIKMLLLENVHPKAFTKLKEDGFDVENYPAGLDEDELCEKIKGIHVLGIRSKTQVTAKVLEHADKLMAIGAFCIGTNQIDLEAALEKGVAVFNAPYSNTRSVVELAIAEIIMLMRGIPDKSADMHVGKWSKTATNSFEIRGKKLGIVGYGNIGAQLSVLAENLGMQVHYYDMEERLALGNAVKCDSLEELLRIADVVSLHVDGRPENKNIFRAEHFEQMKQGAVFLNLARGPVVEIDALKSALESGKIRGAGIDVFPEEPKSNDDLFESNLKGLPNTILTPHIGGSTQEAQENIGDFVPGKMMDYINTGNTTLSVNFPNLTLPPLKNAHRLIHIHANKPGVLANINNVLAAHEANIVGQYLKTNESIGYVITDIDKQYDKDLTKALKKTEHTIKFRVLY; from the coding sequence ATGAGTACAACAGACTCGATACACCAACACTTTGTAATTGATTTTGACAGCACCTTCACCAAGGTAGAGGCCTTAGATATTTTAGGCGAAATCTCTTTAGCAAACCATCCTGAAAAGAAAGAAAGACTTCAGCTGATAGAAGAAGTGACAGAAAAGGGCATGGCAGGTAAAATGTCGTTACGCGAGTCACTGGAAGCCAGAATTAATATATTAGATGCACACCAAAGTCATTTAGGTGAATTAGTCGATCGCCTATCTCAGCTCGTCTCAAAATCAATAAGTCGAAATAGGCACTTTTTAACTGAAAATGCCGCCAATACATACATCGTATCAAATGGCTTTAAAGAGTTTATTGTACCTGTTGTGACGAAATTTGGCATCAAGCCAGAACATGTTTTTGCTAACGATTTTGTTTTCGATGGAGAAGGTAACATTGTTGACTTCAACAGAGACAATATCTTATCGGCCAACGGTGGAAAAGTCAAACAAATCGAACAACTTGCTCTTGTTGGAAATGTGAACATGATCGGCGATGGCTATACTGACTATGAAGTGAGAAAAGCAGGAGCAGCAGATAATTTTTACGCCTATACCGAAAATATCCAAAGGGAGAGTGTCTCTGTGCATGCCGATCACATTGCCCCTAGTTTTGATGAAATTTTATTCCATAAGAATATGAGTGGAGCCCTATCCTATCCTAAGAACAGAATCAAGATGTTACTGCTTGAAAACGTTCACCCAAAAGCTTTTACCAAATTAAAAGAAGATGGGTTTGATGTCGAGAACTATCCTGCTGGCTTAGATGAAGATGAGCTTTGCGAAAAAATAAAGGGCATTCACGTTCTTGGTATTCGATCTAAAACACAAGTGACGGCCAAAGTATTGGAACACGCCGATAAATTAATGGCAATCGGTGCGTTTTGTATCGGTACCAATCAAATTGATTTAGAAGCAGCACTAGAAAAAGGAGTGGCTGTATTCAACGCTCCTTATAGTAACACACGTTCGGTTGTTGAATTGGCGATAGCTGAGATTATTATGCTCATGCGGGGTATTCCAGACAAAAGTGCTGACATGCATGTCGGTAAATGGTCCAAGACTGCCACTAATAGCTTTGAAATACGCGGCAAGAAACTCGGTATAGTTGGTTATGGAAACATAGGCGCCCAATTATCGGTACTTGCTGAAAACTTAGGGATGCAGGTTCACTATTATGACATGGAGGAAAGGCTTGCATTGGGTAACGCTGTCAAATGTGATTCCCTAGAAGAATTACTCCGTATTGCAGATGTGGTTTCACTTCACGTTGATGGCAGGCCGGAGAACAAAAACATTTTCAGAGCAGAGCACTTTGAACAAATGAAACAAGGAGCGGTCTTCTTAAACTTAGCCAGAGGACCGGTGGTAGAAATAGATGCCTTAAAATCAGCCTTGGAAAGTGGTAAAATTAGAGGTGCTGGGATTGATGTTTTCCCCGAGGAACCCAAGAGTAATGACGATCTTTTCGAATCAAATCTAAAAGGCCTACCAAATACCATACTTACACCACATATTGGCGGTAGTACGCAAGAAGCGCAAGAGAATATAGGGGACTTTGTGCCTGGAAAAATGATGGATTACATTAATACTGGAAACACCACTCTCAGTGTAAACTTCCCGAACCTAACACTTCCACCACTAAAAAACGCACATCGTCTAATTCATATCCATGCTAATAAGCCTGGTGTTTTAGCCAACATAAATAACGTCTTAGCGGCGCATGAGGCTAATATTGTGGGGCAATACTTGAAGACGAACGAATCTATCGGTTATGTAATCACCGATATAGACAAACAATACGATAAGGATTTAACGAAAGCCTTGAAGAAAACAGAACACACGATCAAGTTCAGAGTGCTTTATTAA
- a CDS encoding amidohydrolase, whose translation MNNFFKRLFAVSALAVLIFLQACSPKEGPDTIFINGMVYTADQDNSTTQAVAVKDGMITAIGTTEEISKLAGKNTKTVDLSGKTMTPGFIESHAHLMGIGYNKLELDLMYVKTYDELVEKVAEAVEKAEPGQWITGRGWHQDKWIEKPEVMEKGFQTHDKMSAVSPDNPVYLRHASGHASFANAKAMELAGVNRLSIESLSGEVEGGEIIKDKLGNPTGVFTERASSLVGKLVPQETEERAERALEMAIQELLEKGITSFHDAGSGQAFIDRLVRFKEADKLKVRMYVMLTGRQPELLEEWYEKGPMIDPDHMVTVRSIKLNCDGALGPRGAWLLEEYTDRPDHFGHETLPMETVNEVSEKALAHGFQVCSHAIGDRANREILDRYEASFKKYPNINSKDVRFRIEHAQHLNGNDITRFGEMGIIAAMQAVHMSSDRPWAIDRLGIERIEEGAYVWQKLLQSGAKIINGTDAPVEPVDPLPSFFASVARKTLKGMPEGGFEPDQSMSRDEALRSFTIDAAFGEFDEDFKGSIEVGKAADFTVFDKNIMTIPEMEILDTKVAMTIVAGDILYESGE comes from the coding sequence ATGAATAACTTTTTTAAAAGACTGTTTGCCGTTTCGGCATTGGCAGTTTTGATTTTCCTTCAGGCCTGTTCGCCTAAGGAAGGACCAGATACTATTTTCATAAATGGTATGGTCTATACAGCCGATCAAGATAATTCTACAACTCAAGCAGTAGCCGTAAAAGACGGAATGATTACGGCAATCGGTACAACCGAAGAGATTTCTAAACTGGCTGGTAAGAACACTAAAACTGTAGACCTTTCAGGAAAAACCATGACCCCAGGGTTTATAGAATCTCATGCACATTTGATGGGTATTGGGTACAATAAGCTGGAGCTGGACCTGATGTATGTTAAAACATATGACGAATTAGTAGAAAAAGTAGCTGAAGCGGTAGAAAAAGCTGAACCTGGCCAGTGGATTACTGGTAGAGGTTGGCATCAAGATAAGTGGATCGAGAAGCCAGAGGTGATGGAAAAAGGTTTCCAAACGCACGATAAAATGAGTGCCGTCAGTCCGGACAACCCTGTTTACTTGAGACATGCCAGTGGGCACGCTTCCTTTGCCAATGCAAAAGCGATGGAACTCGCAGGAGTGAATAGACTAAGCATAGAGAGCCTTTCTGGAGAAGTTGAAGGTGGAGAAATAATAAAAGACAAATTAGGAAACCCAACTGGTGTTTTTACAGAAAGAGCATCGAGCTTGGTTGGTAAACTTGTTCCTCAAGAAACAGAAGAAAGAGCTGAAAGAGCACTTGAAATGGCAATTCAAGAGTTATTGGAGAAAGGAATCACCAGTTTTCACGATGCAGGATCGGGTCAAGCATTCATCGATAGACTTGTAAGATTTAAGGAGGCGGATAAACTAAAAGTCCGCATGTATGTGATGCTAACTGGCCGACAGCCTGAATTACTTGAAGAGTGGTACGAAAAAGGCCCAATGATCGATCCAGATCATATGGTAACAGTACGCTCTATTAAACTTAATTGTGATGGTGCCTTGGGACCAAGAGGCGCATGGCTATTAGAAGAATATACAGATAGGCCCGATCACTTCGGGCATGAAACGCTACCTATGGAAACGGTAAACGAGGTATCAGAAAAGGCACTTGCTCATGGATTTCAAGTCTGTTCGCATGCGATTGGAGATCGAGCGAATAGAGAGATTCTAGATCGGTACGAAGCGTCATTCAAAAAGTATCCAAACATCAACTCTAAGGATGTAAGGTTTAGAATTGAGCACGCACAGCATTTAAACGGAAACGACATAACTCGTTTCGGTGAAATGGGGATTATAGCTGCCATGCAAGCCGTTCATATGAGTTCGGATAGACCTTGGGCTATTGACAGATTGGGGATAGAAAGAATAGAAGAAGGTGCTTACGTTTGGCAAAAACTATTACAATCTGGGGCAAAAATCATCAATGGTACGGATGCACCTGTTGAACCAGTCGATCCACTCCCATCATTCTTCGCTTCGGTTGCTCGAAAAACATTAAAAGGTATGCCAGAAGGAGGTTTCGAACCAGATCAATCCATGTCAAGAGACGAAGCTTTAAGATCATTTACGATTGACGCGGCTTTCGGAGAATTTGATGAGGACTTCAAAGGATCTATAGAAGTAGGGAAGGCAGCAGACTTTACCGTTTTCGATAAAAACATCATGACAATTCCTGAAATGGAAATTCTAGACACCAAAGTAGCGATGACCATAGTGGCTGGAGATATCCTCTACGAATCAGGGGAATAA
- a CDS encoding MFS transporter, with translation MGLRTNKIFTGDFTLHFISYFLMATAFYFLLPTLPVYAVNALGANNNQVGYIIGVYALSALIIRPFCGYALDAFGRRSVYLWALAIFTVLMGLYHFSSTFFILLLIRGLHGFAWGTITTGGSTIAADLIPENRRGEGIGYFGLAMTLAIALAPYGGDQIMGQNNFSNLFTIAFIVSIASLILALMIKVPKIKTGETKISVGKMFDKRVNRIAIVMMTGAFPYAAIISFIRIYSDELGLKQGALFFIFMAIGVAIARLCVGKIMDKHGPSLLVTIGLLVTVAGLIWLSYIDSFWPFMMVGVLVGIGNGIIMPTVQTMALNMVPLERRGAANATFFSAVDLGIGSGSIVLGYVAEFYGISTMFLICGFILLFPLVFFFLFVRKHYYQHVEILKKSQSNA, from the coding sequence TTGGGCCTTCGCACTAACAAAATTTTCACGGGAGACTTTACCTTACATTTCATCTCCTATTTTTTGATGGCCACGGCCTTCTATTTTCTACTCCCTACCCTACCTGTTTATGCTGTAAACGCGCTAGGCGCCAATAACAATCAAGTCGGATACATCATAGGAGTTTACGCGCTGTCAGCCCTGATCATCAGGCCGTTTTGTGGTTATGCCCTCGATGCTTTCGGGCGAAGATCTGTTTATTTATGGGCTCTTGCCATATTTACGGTTTTGATGGGCCTTTATCACTTTTCATCCACCTTCTTTATTCTACTATTAATCAGAGGTCTACACGGATTCGCTTGGGGAACTATTACTACAGGTGGAAGTACCATTGCCGCCGACCTTATTCCTGAAAACAGAAGAGGTGAAGGTATAGGTTATTTTGGCCTAGCCATGACTTTAGCTATTGCCCTGGCACCATATGGTGGTGATCAGATTATGGGACAAAACAACTTTTCTAACCTTTTTACCATAGCCTTTATCGTATCGATCGCTTCCTTGATTTTGGCATTGATGATCAAAGTACCGAAAATCAAGACCGGAGAAACCAAAATCAGTGTCGGTAAAATGTTCGATAAGCGCGTCAACAGGATAGCAATCGTCATGATGACTGGCGCATTTCCATACGCAGCCATTATTTCTTTTATTCGAATTTATAGCGACGAATTGGGCTTAAAACAAGGGGCACTGTTCTTTATATTTATGGCCATAGGCGTTGCCATTGCAAGGTTATGTGTTGGTAAAATCATGGATAAGCATGGACCGTCACTTCTGGTCACTATAGGCTTACTGGTAACCGTAGCTGGGTTGATCTGGCTTTCTTATATCGATAGTTTTTGGCCTTTTATGATGGTGGGTGTTCTAGTTGGCATAGGAAATGGAATCATCATGCCAACAGTACAAACCATGGCACTTAACATGGTGCCTTTAGAACGAAGAGGGGCAGCCAATGCAACTTTCTTTTCTGCTGTTGATCTCGGAATTGGGTCGGGTTCAATTGTACTGGGTTATGTGGCAGAATTCTATGGCATTTCTACAATGTTCCTGATTTGCGGCTTTATATTGTTATTCCCATTAGTATTCTTCTTTCTATTTGTTAGAAAGCATTATTACCAACATGTAGAAATCTTAAAAAAGAGTCAATCCAATGCCTAA